The following are encoded in a window of Candidatus Desulfatibia profunda genomic DNA:
- a CDS encoding DEAD/DEAH box helicase, whose protein sequence is MNFETFNFHPSVAAGVAAAGYETPTPIQARAIPQVSNGRDVMGLAQTGTGKTAAFVLPILNRLVGSKYGCVRALIIAPTRELAEQIHQAIETLGRKTRIRSVSVYGGVGINPQIQKLKHADIVVACPGRLLDHIGRHSIDLSQLEVLVIDEADQMFDMGFIPDIRRILKHLPMKRQTLLFSATMPPEIRRLAGDILRDPATVQVGITAPADTVSHALYPVAQHLKTALLLKLLGNTNTQSVLVFTRTKHRAKSLGQKLVAAGYRSASLQGNLSQARRQAALDGFRNGTFQILVATDIAARGIDVTRISHVINYDIPSTPEAYIHRIGRTGRATRSGEAFTFITGDDRDMVCAINRIIGSEIEQRTLSAFDYGLPAPNREGRSQWIGKPQRKLSRVKKSRNKTKSRSKFFI, encoded by the coding sequence TTGAACTTTGAAACATTTAATTTTCATCCCTCCGTTGCCGCAGGCGTTGCAGCGGCGGGTTATGAAACCCCGACCCCGATTCAGGCTCGGGCAATCCCGCAGGTATCTAATGGTCGTGATGTAATGGGTCTGGCCCAAACCGGCACCGGTAAAACGGCGGCATTCGTTCTGCCGATACTCAATCGACTGGTGGGGAGTAAATACGGATGCGTTCGCGCCCTGATAATCGCCCCCACCCGTGAATTGGCCGAACAGATTCATCAGGCTATCGAAACCCTGGGTCGTAAGACGCGCATAAGAAGCGTTAGTGTTTACGGTGGCGTGGGAATTAATCCGCAGATTCAGAAACTGAAGCATGCCGATATTGTTGTTGCCTGCCCTGGCCGGCTTCTTGACCATATCGGACGTCATAGCATCGATCTTTCCCAACTGGAAGTGCTGGTTATAGATGAGGCCGACCAGATGTTCGACATGGGATTTATTCCTGATATCCGGCGAATTTTAAAACATCTTCCAATGAAGCGCCAGACGCTGCTCTTCTCGGCTACCATGCCCCCCGAAATCCGTCGCTTGGCCGGGGATATCCTGCGAGATCCGGCCACCGTCCAGGTGGGAATCACCGCACCTGCTGATACTGTCAGTCACGCACTCTACCCGGTAGCCCAGCATTTAAAAACGGCGCTGCTGTTAAAGCTGCTGGGAAACACCAATACCCAGTCGGTGCTGGTCTTTACCCGAACCAAACATCGCGCCAAGAGCTTGGGGCAAAAGCTTGTTGCCGCAGGATACCGATCGGCTTCGCTGCAGGGAAACCTTTCCCAGGCACGCCGCCAAGCCGCACTGGACGGCTTTCGCAACGGGACTTTTCAGATCCTGGTGGCCACCGATATCGCCGCTCGCGGCATTGACGTTACCCGGATTTCTCATGTCATCAACTACGATATCCCTTCCACCCCCGAGGCATACATTCACCGCATCGGACGGACCGGACGGGCAACTCGCAGCGGTGAAGCGTTCACGTTTATTACCGGAGACGACAGGGATATGGTTTGTGCTATCAATCGAATCATCGGTTCTGAGATCGAGCAACGCACCTTATCTGCTTTTGACTACGGTTTACCAGCGCCTAATCGTGAAGGCCGCTCGCAGTGGATAGGAAAACCGCAACGGAAATTATCCAGAGTGAAAAAGAGTCGGAACAAAACAAAGTCACGCTCGAAGTTTTTTATTTAG
- a CDS encoding CoB--CoM heterodisulfide reductase iron-sulfur subunit A family protein, producing MEALADYAETLPRVAFVQRNLYSCSEGGINEIKKGIKEQHLNRVVVASCTPRTHEPLFRSSCEEAGLNPYLFEMVNIRDQCSWVHMQQKEDATAKAKDLIRMGLAKAALLKPQKSIMSLVQARALVIGGGLAGMTASTALAKRGYEVVLVEKEKTLGGMLNRLNKLGPTMMDASELIEAKIQEVTQHDKITVFTGTRVSAVQGFIGKFQADIETESGQKNIDIGVILVATGGRVFVPKGLYGYDGERVITQLEMEQLLKEGLAADIKNVVMIQCVGSRNQKRAYCSRICCQTAVKNAMLIKDQIADARVSILYRDMQMYGVENEEMFRDSKAKGVRYMHYDPDKPPQVEADQVQVYHSLLGREINLPADLVVLSTPVVAQEDAERTSQLLRVPIDENGFFLEGHVKLKPLDFATDGVYLCGSARFPANIREVIAQGLGSASRASIPLSRGSIVVEPIISVLADEDACRGCGLCVVLCPYGALEIHRTEKGKKVHVIDVTCKGCGVCAATCYQHALSINSYTSEQIEAQIDAFLELKIE from the coding sequence ATGGAAGCTTTGGCCGATTATGCCGAAACGCTTCCCCGTGTGGCTTTCGTGCAAAGGAATCTGTATTCGTGTTCGGAAGGCGGCATTAACGAGATCAAAAAGGGAATCAAGGAGCAACACCTCAATCGCGTTGTGGTCGCTTCCTGTACGCCGAGGACCCATGAACCCCTTTTTCGAAGTTCCTGTGAAGAAGCCGGGCTGAACCCCTACCTTTTCGAGATGGTCAATATCCGCGATCAATGCTCCTGGGTGCACATGCAACAGAAGGAGGATGCAACCGCCAAAGCCAAGGACCTGATCCGTATGGGGCTTGCCAAGGCCGCTTTGTTAAAGCCCCAGAAGTCGATTATGTCCCTTGTTCAGGCCCGTGCCCTTGTCATCGGCGGGGGCTTGGCCGGGATGACGGCCTCGACGGCGCTGGCCAAACGCGGATACGAAGTGGTCCTGGTTGAAAAGGAAAAAACTCTTGGCGGTATGCTAAATAGGCTGAATAAGCTTGGTCCCACCATGATGGATGCAAGCGAACTGATTGAGGCAAAAATCCAGGAAGTCACGCAGCATGACAAGATTACCGTCTTCACCGGGACAAGGGTCAGCGCTGTACAGGGATTTATCGGCAAATTCCAAGCCGATATCGAGACGGAATCCGGCCAGAAGAACATCGACATTGGGGTTATCCTGGTTGCCACCGGCGGGCGTGTCTTTGTCCCCAAGGGGCTCTATGGCTATGACGGCGAGCGGGTGATTACCCAGCTTGAAATGGAGCAGCTTCTCAAAGAAGGGCTGGCTGCGGATATCAAAAACGTTGTCATGATCCAGTGCGTAGGCAGCCGCAATCAAAAGAGAGCTTACTGTTCGAGGATCTGCTGCCAAACGGCTGTTAAAAACGCCATGCTGATCAAGGATCAAATTGCCGATGCCAGGGTATCTATCCTCTATCGGGATATGCAGATGTACGGCGTCGAGAATGAGGAGATGTTTCGGGATTCCAAGGCCAAGGGCGTCCGGTACATGCACTACGATCCGGATAAGCCGCCCCAGGTAGAAGCCGATCAGGTGCAGGTTTACCATTCCTTACTTGGCCGCGAAATCAACCTGCCTGCAGACCTTGTCGTCCTTTCCACGCCGGTGGTCGCCCAGGAAGATGCCGAGAGGACCTCCCAGCTTCTCAGGGTCCCGATTGACGAGAACGGGTTTTTCTTGGAAGGACATGTGAAATTAAAACCGCTCGATTTTGCCACCGACGGCGTCTATCTTTGCGGCAGCGCGCGTTTTCCGGCCAATATTCGCGAAGTGATTGCCCAGGGTTTGGGTTCGGCCTCCCGGGCCTCGATCCCCTTGTCCCGGGGTTCCATCGTTGTGGAGCCGATCATTTCGGTTTTGGCGGATGAAGACGCCTGCCGGGGCTGCGGGCTCTGCGTTGTGCTTTGCCCTTATGGTGCTCTGGAGATTCACCGAACTGAAAAGGGGAAAAAGGTTCATGTGATCGATGTGACTTGCAAAGGATGCGGCGTGTGCGCTGCCACCTGCTATCAACACGCGTTGAGCATTAACTCATATACGAGCGAGCAAATTGAAGCCCAGATCGATGCGTTCTTAGAATTGAAGATTGAATGA
- a CDS encoding FAD-dependent oxidoreductase: protein MENKSVLVVGGGPEGIRAALEKADQGVQVTLLEKFPTLGGERIPRDRLIKPAEAFANRDLDKVRSCPNIRILTYSDLKKVTRENGRVRTRILKRSLRVDNSKCNDCKACIKVCPVNMFDDFNQGLGFRTAVDYCNPNTGEYNVYKEDMPICQQTCPVNLDIRSYVGLIADGRHLDSLATIRERLPLPGSIGRICPHPCETACNRQYLDEPISICFLKRYVADVELHQGIEPVYATPEKKFPEKIAIIGAGPAGLTCAHDLAKLGYQHIKIFEALPVPGGYLWVGIPEYRLPKKLLQREVDLICNMGVEIQYNTRIGKDIAFEDLKNDYDAVFIGIGCHIGLKLHIPGEDEYEGIIDCVTFLRNQALGGLPEAKGKLIVIGGGNAAIDSARVGWRMGFDEVYILYRRTKKEMPANPWEIDAAEHEGVILQYLAAPVEILGENGKVTGMKCIKMELGAPDASGRRRPVPMEGSEYVIDAQTIVPAISQGTDLSFLPQEHNLKLSRWQTFEIDEETGMTNVPGVFAGGDVVTGPDIAIRAVAGGKRAAAGIHAYLRSK, encoded by the coding sequence GTGGAAAATAAAAGTGTTTTAGTTGTCGGCGGAGGTCCTGAAGGCATCCGGGCAGCGCTGGAGAAGGCCGATCAAGGGGTGCAGGTAACCCTTCTTGAAAAGTTTCCCACGCTGGGCGGGGAAAGAATTCCCAGGGACCGGCTGATTAAACCGGCTGAGGCCTTTGCGAACCGCGATCTGGACAAGGTCCGCAGCTGTCCTAATATAAGGATTTTGACTTACAGTGATCTCAAGAAGGTCACCCGGGAAAATGGGAGGGTGCGGACACGAATTTTGAAGCGCAGCCTGAGGGTGGATAACAGCAAATGCAACGACTGCAAAGCCTGCATCAAGGTCTGCCCGGTGAACATGTTTGACGACTTTAATCAGGGCCTCGGTTTTCGTACCGCCGTGGACTACTGCAATCCGAATACCGGCGAATACAATGTCTATAAGGAAGACATGCCGATCTGCCAGCAGACCTGCCCCGTTAATCTGGATATTCGTTCTTACGTTGGTTTAATCGCCGACGGCCGGCACCTTGACTCCCTGGCGACGATCAGAGAGCGCCTCCCGCTACCCGGCAGTATCGGTCGTATCTGCCCGCATCCCTGTGAGACGGCCTGCAACCGGCAGTACCTGGATGAACCGATCAGTATCTGTTTTCTAAAACGCTACGTTGCAGATGTAGAGCTGCACCAGGGGATTGAACCGGTCTATGCGACTCCCGAGAAAAAATTTCCGGAGAAGATTGCGATTATCGGCGCGGGCCCGGCCGGTTTGACCTGTGCGCATGACCTGGCAAAGCTGGGGTATCAGCATATCAAAATTTTTGAAGCGCTTCCGGTCCCCGGAGGCTACCTGTGGGTGGGGATTCCGGAATACCGGCTGCCCAAAAAACTTTTGCAGCGTGAAGTGGACCTCATCTGCAATATGGGCGTGGAGATTCAATACAATACGCGCATCGGCAAAGATATTGCTTTTGAAGACCTTAAAAACGATTATGATGCCGTGTTTATCGGCATCGGTTGCCACATCGGCCTCAAGCTGCACATTCCCGGGGAAGATGAATACGAGGGAATCATAGACTGTGTGACCTTTTTGAGGAATCAGGCCCTTGGCGGTCTTCCGGAAGCCAAAGGGAAGCTTATCGTGATCGGCGGGGGCAATGCGGCCATTGACTCGGCTCGTGTGGGCTGGCGCATGGGCTTTGATGAGGTCTATATTCTCTATCGCCGGACCAAAAAAGAGATGCCGGCCAACCCCTGGGAAATTGATGCTGCCGAGCATGAGGGCGTCATTCTTCAGTACCTGGCGGCTCCGGTGGAAATCCTGGGTGAAAACGGCAAAGTTACGGGAATGAAGTGCATCAAGATGGAGCTGGGTGCACCGGATGCCTCGGGACGCAGGCGGCCGGTTCCCATGGAGGGTTCTGAATATGTCATCGATGCCCAAACCATTGTGCCCGCCATCAGCCAGGGCACCGATTTGAGCTTTCTTCCCCAAGAGCATAACCTCAAACTTTCACGCTGGCAAACATTCGAGATCGATGAGGAAACCGGTATGACCAATGTGCCGGGCGTGTTCGCAGGCGGTGACGTGGTGACCGGCCCGGATATCGCCATTCGGGCGGTTGCCGGCGGTAAACGGGCGGCTGCGGGGATTCATGCGTATCTGAGGAGCAAGTAA
- a CDS encoding response regulator has product MFPVPKILIVDDEPRMCDSLRILLSGQDYEVVTATSGHEALAFLSEDAFDIVLMDIVMPDMNGYQLMDHINSRRPDTFVIVITGHATLDSAVRALRKGAYDYLKKPFEYDELLKTVQNAINQKKLMSENAILNGKLAISEDRYRYLVQNSPDMIYTLDKHGNFTFVNSAAERLIGYKTNELIGKHYTSVIYDEDLEKARWFFNEKRTGDRTAAGVKIRLNVYNGNQNTGCEKKYRTVELKSTGMYDKPTAEKNTNYLGTHGVARDISDRLLLESQLQQAQKMEALGTLAGGIAHDFNNLLMGIEGNAALMLLDIDYSHPHYDKLKKIEQCVKNGADLTQQLLGFARSGKYQAKPTNLNDLVYRSSEMFGRTKKEIRIHTKFQPDLWTAEVDQVQIEQVLLNLYINAWQAMPMGGELFLQTENVTLDDLQVKPYGIHSGRYVKVAVTDTGTGMDKATLGKIFDPFFTTKEPGRGTGLGLASAYGIIKNHFGVINVYSEKGLGSTFQFYLPASEAKVIDKTESEKDILRGQETILIIDDEKMIIDVGKEIMENLGYEVLIAGCGKEAVEVYRYYQDKIAMVILDMIMPDMGGKETYDQLKALDADIKVLLASGYSLNGQAKEILAHGCDSFIQKPFNIRELSHKLREILDKK; this is encoded by the coding sequence ATGTTTCCCGTACCCAAGATTCTAATTGTTGATGATGAGCCGCGCATGTGCGACAGCCTCCGGATTTTATTAAGCGGTCAGGATTATGAAGTTGTCACGGCCACCTCCGGCCATGAAGCCTTGGCGTTTTTATCCGAAGATGCGTTTGATATCGTCCTTATGGATATTGTAATGCCCGATATGAACGGTTACCAGTTGATGGATCACATCAACTCCCGGAGACCTGACACTTTCGTGATCGTTATCACCGGACACGCCACCCTGGACTCAGCCGTAAGAGCCTTGCGAAAAGGTGCTTATGATTATCTTAAAAAGCCGTTTGAGTATGACGAACTTCTGAAAACGGTCCAGAATGCCATTAACCAAAAAAAGCTGATGAGTGAAAATGCGATCCTTAATGGCAAACTGGCGATATCCGAAGATCGTTACAGGTACCTGGTTCAGAATTCTCCTGATATGATTTACACCCTGGACAAGCACGGCAACTTTACGTTTGTCAACTCTGCCGCCGAGCGTTTGATCGGTTATAAAACAAATGAGCTCATCGGAAAGCACTATACTTCCGTCATCTATGATGAAGATCTGGAAAAAGCGCGATGGTTTTTCAACGAAAAAAGAACCGGCGACCGTACGGCCGCCGGTGTTAAAATCCGTTTGAATGTTTACAACGGCAATCAGAATACGGGGTGTGAAAAGAAGTATCGGACCGTTGAATTAAAATCCACCGGCATGTACGACAAGCCGACCGCGGAAAAAAACACGAACTACCTCGGAACGCACGGAGTCGCAAGAGACATCAGCGATAGGCTCCTGCTTGAATCCCAACTCCAGCAGGCACAGAAAATGGAAGCCTTAGGAACCCTGGCCGGCGGCATCGCTCATGACTTTAATAATCTGCTGATGGGCATAGAGGGCAACGCAGCCTTAATGCTTTTGGATATCGATTACAGCCATCCGCATTACGATAAGTTAAAAAAGATTGAGCAGTGTGTAAAAAACGGCGCCGACCTTACCCAGCAGCTTTTAGGGTTTGCCAGGAGCGGGAAATATCAGGCCAAACCCACGAACCTGAATGATCTGGTTTATCGGAGTTCAGAGATGTTCGGCCGCACCAAAAAAGAGATACGGATTCACACCAAATTTCAGCCCGATCTCTGGACGGCAGAAGTCGATCAGGTTCAGATTGAGCAGGTTTTGCTGAACCTGTACATCAATGCCTGGCAGGCAATGCCGATGGGCGGCGAGCTGTTTCTGCAAACGGAAAATGTTACCCTCGATGACCTTCAGGTAAAACCATATGGCATTCATTCAGGAAGATACGTGAAGGTTGCGGTTACGGATACGGGCACAGGGATGGACAAAGCGACTTTAGGAAAAATTTTCGATCCTTTCTTTACCACCAAGGAACCGGGAAGAGGAACGGGGCTGGGTTTGGCGTCGGCTTATGGAATTATCAAAAATCATTTCGGCGTTATCAATGTTTATAGCGAAAAAGGTTTAGGTTCCACATTTCAATTTTATCTGCCGGCATCCGAAGCAAAGGTAATAGACAAAACGGAATCGGAAAAAGACATCTTAAGAGGACAAGAAACGATTCTGATCATCGATGATGAAAAGATGATTATCGATGTTGGTAAAGAGATTATGGAAAACCTGGGTTATGAGGTATTAATCGCCGGTTGCGGCAAAGAAGCCGTCGAAGTCTACCGCTACTATCAGGATAAAATAGCCATGGTCATTCTGGATATGATCATGCCGGATATGGGAGGAAAGGAAACCTATGACCAGTTAAAAGCGCTCGATGCTGATATCAAGGTGTTGCTTGCCAGCGGATACAGCTTAAACGGCCAGGCCAAGGAGATATTGGCGCACGGTTGTGACAGTTTCATCCAGAAGCCGTTTAACATCAGGGAACTGTCACACAAGCTCAGGGAGATTTTAGACAAAAAATAG